One Nocardia huaxiensis genomic window, GTGCTCGGCGAAATGGGCGAGCTGGGTGAGGAATCCGTGCTCGAGCACGATCGCATCGGCCGCCTGGTGGTGCGCCTGGATGTGGATCAGCTCGTGGTCGTCGGCGCGGGCCGTCCGGTGCGCGCCATGTTCCAGGGCGCGGTGCAGGAGGGCTCGTGGGGTGAGGAGGCCATCCATGTTCCGGATATCTCCTCGGCCATCGCCTTGCTGGATCAGGAACTCGCACCCGGCGATGTGGTGCTGGTGAAAGCGTCCAAGTCCGTGGGGCTCTGGGCTGTCGCCGAGCACCTGACCGGTGCCGCCGAGGAGGCCGCTCGATGACACAGATTCTGCTCTCGGCCGCCATCGCGCTGGCCGTCTCGATTCTGCTCACCCCCGTGGTGATCTCCTACTTCGCCAAACAGGGCTTCGGCCAGGAGATCCGGACCGAGGGCCCGGAGAGCCACCGCGCCAAGCGCGGCACCCCGACCATGGGCGGCGTCGCCATCCTGGTCGGCATGTGGGCGGGTTACCTGGGCTCGCACCTGATCTCGATGACCTACGGCGAGCCCGGCCCGTCCGCGTCCGGTCTGCTGGTCATGGGCCTGGCCACCGCGCTCGGTTTCGTCGGCTTCCTCGACGACATGATCAAACTGCGCAAGCAGCGCAACCTGGGGCTCACCGCGGCGGGCAAGTACATCGGCCAGCTGTCCTCGGCCGTCGTGTTCGCCGTGCTGGCACTGCAATTCCGGTCCAAGGACGGATTGACCCCGGCCAGCCGCAGCCTGTCCTACACCCGCGACATCTCCACCATCTCCATGGGCGTGATCATCTTCATCGCGTTCGTGTGCGTCGTGGTGGTGGCGTGGTCGAACGCGGTGAACCTCACCGACGGCCTGGACGGGCTGGCGGCCGGTTCCATGAGCCTGGTGCTGGGCGCGTACATGATCATCACCTTCTGGCAGTGGCGCAACGCCTGCGCCACGCACCCGGAGGCCGGCTGCTACAACGTGCGCGATCCGCTGGATCTGGCGCTGGTGTGCGCCGCCGGGGGCGCGGCCTGCATCGGCTTCCTGTGGTGGAACGCCGCGCCCGCCAAGA contains:
- the mraY gene encoding phospho-N-acetylmuramoyl-pentapeptide-transferase — encoded protein: MTQILLSAAIALAVSILLTPVVISYFAKQGFGQEIRTEGPESHRAKRGTPTMGGVAILVGMWAGYLGSHLISMTYGEPGPSASGLLVMGLATALGFVGFLDDMIKLRKQRNLGLTAAGKYIGQLSSAVVFAVLALQFRSKDGLTPASRSLSYTRDISTISMGVIIFIAFVCVVVVAWSNAVNLTDGLDGLAAGSMSLVLGAYMIITFWQWRNACATHPEAGCYNVRDPLDLALVCAAGGAACIGFLWWNAAPAKIFMGDTGSLALGGLLAGLSITTHTELLMIVIGALFVAEAASVVLQVAVFRTTRNRLFKMAPFHHHFELSGWAETTVIIRFWLLAGMASAIGLGLFYSEYLSAVG